A stretch of the bacterium genome encodes the following:
- the fusA gene encoding elongation factor G, with translation MRNIAKVRNIGISAHIDSGKTTLSERILFYTNKIHKIEEVRGKSGVGATMDFMDLEREKGITIQSAATYAEWKDNIINLIDTPGHVDFTIEVERALRVLDGAVLVLCAVSGVQSQSITVDRQMTRYHVPRIAFVNKMDRAGADPVRCMHQLRDKLGHNAHLICLPIGAEDRFQGIIDLVEMKAVYFDGDNGEKIRIEEIPADLQAEAKERRHELIAAMGDFDDHIAELYLEDKEVSPNALRKAIRTATLSLKFIPVMMGSAYKNKGVQVLLDAVGYYLPDPSEVKNEAHDQRNNEEKMVLESNADKPFVGLAFKLEDGRYGQLTYMRIYQGQVAKGDWIVNSTNEKKVKVPRLVRMHADEMHDIDVAYAGDIVAMFGVECASGDTFTDGTIRYTMTSMHVPAAVISLAVAPKDKGATANFSKALNRFSKEDPTFRVHRDEESAQTIISGMGELHLEIYIERMKREYSCEVIAGKPQVAYRETITKKTDFMYQHKKQTGGSGQYAKIAGIFEPLPPDAVETYEFVDEIVGGKIPREFIPACDKGFQEQLKKGLLIGFPVVGVRVIINDGAYHDVDSSEMAFKICAMTAVREFYGKCAPTILEPIMRLQTQAPEEFQGQVVGQINQRRGVIVSTGTVNKYVQVDAEVPLSEMFGYSTDLRSGTQGKGEFQMEFLKYAPVPRNVQDELVKIYQEKRAAENK, from the coding sequence ATGCGCAATATCGCCAAGGTACGTAACATCGGGATTTCGGCCCACATCGACTCGGGTAAGACCACCCTGTCGGAACGCATCCTCTTCTACACCAACAAGATCCATAAGATCGAAGAGGTCCGCGGCAAATCGGGCGTCGGCGCCACCATGGACTTCATGGACCTGGAGCGCGAGAAGGGCATCACCATCCAATCGGCCGCCACCTATGCCGAGTGGAAGGACAACATCATCAATCTGATCGACACCCCCGGCCACGTCGACTTCACCATCGAGGTCGAGCGGGCCCTCCGCGTCCTCGACGGCGCGGTCCTGGTCCTTTGCGCCGTTTCCGGCGTCCAGAGCCAATCGATCACGGTCGACCGTCAGATGACTCGCTACCATGTCCCGCGCATCGCCTTCGTCAACAAGATGGACCGGGCCGGTGCCGATCCGGTGCGCTGCATGCACCAGCTCCGCGACAAGCTCGGACATAACGCCCATTTGATCTGCCTGCCGATCGGCGCCGAGGATCGTTTCCAAGGCATCATCGACTTGGTCGAGATGAAAGCCGTGTATTTCGACGGCGATAACGGCGAAAAGATCCGAATCGAAGAGATCCCGGCCGACCTCCAGGCCGAGGCCAAAGAGCGCCGTCACGAGTTGATCGCCGCCATGGGCGATTTCGACGACCACATCGCCGAGCTTTACCTCGAGGACAAGGAGGTCTCGCCCAACGCGCTGCGCAAGGCGATCCGCACCGCCACCCTGAGCCTCAAGTTCATCCCGGTCATGATGGGCTCGGCCTACAAGAACAAGGGCGTCCAGGTCCTGCTCGACGCGGTCGGCTACTATTTGCCCGATCCCTCCGAGGTCAAGAACGAGGCCCACGACCAGCGGAACAACGAGGAGAAAATGGTCCTCGAGTCGAATGCCGACAAGCCTTTCGTCGGCCTGGCCTTCAAGCTGGAAGACGGCCGCTACGGCCAGCTGACCTATATGCGAATTTACCAAGGCCAGGTCGCCAAGGGTGACTGGATCGTCAACTCGACCAACGAGAAGAAGGTCAAGGTGCCCCGCCTGGTCCGCATGCACGCCGACGAGATGCACGACATCGACGTGGCCTATGCCGGCGACATCGTCGCGATGTTCGGCGTCGAGTGCGCCTCCGGCGACACCTTCACCGACGGCACCATCCGCTACACCATGACCTCGATGCACGTCCCGGCCGCGGTTATCAGCCTAGCCGTCGCGCCCAAGGACAAGGGCGCCACCGCCAACTTCTCCAAGGCCTTGAACCGTTTCTCCAAGGAAGACCCCACTTTCCGCGTCCACCGCGACGAGGAAAGCGCCCAGACCATCATTTCAGGCATGGGCGAGCTTCATTTGGAAATCTACATCGAGCGGATGAAGCGGGAATACAGCTGCGAGGTCATCGCCGGTAAGCCTCAAGTCGCCTACCGCGAGACCATCACCAAGAAGACCGATTTCATGTACCAGCATAAGAAGCAGACCGGCGGCAGCGGCCAATACGCCAAGATCGCCGGCATCTTCGAGCCCCTGCCGCCCGACGCGGTGGAGACCTACGAGTTCGTCGATGAAATCGTCGGCGGCAAGATCCCGCGCGAATTCATCCCGGCCTGCGACAAGGGCTTCCAAGAGCAGCTCAAGAAGGGTCTCTTGATCGGATTCCCGGTCGTCGGCGTCCGCGTCATCATCAACGACGGCGCTTACCATGACGTCGACTCCTCCGAAATGGCGTTCAAGATCTGCGCCATGACCGCGGTCCGCGAGTTCTATGGCAAGTGCGCCCCGACCATCCTCGAGCCGATCATGCGGCTCCAGACCCAGGCTCCCGAAGAGTTCCAGGGCCAAGTGGTCGGCCAGATCAACCAGCGCCGCGGCGTCATCGTCAGCACCGGGACGGTCAACAAATACGTCCAGGTCGACGCCGAGGTCCCGCTCTCCGAAATGTTCGGTTATTCGACCGACCTCCGCTCCGGCACCCAGGGCAAGGGCGAATTCCAGATGGAATTCCTCAAGTACGCCCCGGTCCCCCGGAACGTCCAGGACGAGCTGGTCAAGATCTACCAAGAGAAGCGAGCCGCGGAGAACAAATGA
- a CDS encoding secondary thiamine-phosphate synthase enzyme YjbQ, which yields MHCYFKTLTYETSQNNLADVEPKLVPYLSEFDYFSIHDLTDASRDWVRESGIRDGLLTCQVHHTTCLLAVNELDEPCLLGDINCLLRDMVPRNKPYLHNSKIRTKNLSCDDKKCDRNADAHMKSFMCNGASQTLIVKDGVPLYGQWQKLCLIDLDGPRERKITVQIMGE from the coding sequence ATGCATTGCTACTTCAAGACTCTTACCTACGAGACTAGCCAAAACAACCTAGCCGACGTCGAACCCAAGCTGGTGCCGTACCTGAGTGAGTTCGATTATTTCTCCATCCATGACCTGACCGACGCGAGCCGGGATTGGGTCCGGGAGAGCGGAATCAGGGACGGGCTCCTGACCTGCCAAGTCCATCACACGACCTGTCTCCTGGCGGTCAACGAGCTCGACGAGCCCTGCCTGCTCGGCGACATCAACTGCCTATTGCGGGACATGGTTCCGCGCAACAAGCCGTATCTGCACAACAGCAAGATACGAACCAAGAACCTCAGCTGCGACGACAAGAAGTGCGACCGCAACGCCGACGCCCACATGAAATCCTTCATGTGCAACGGCGCCTCGCAGACCTTGATCGTCAAGGATGGGGTGCCGCTCTACGGGCAATGGCAGAAGCTCTGCCTGATCGACCTGGATGGACCGCGGGAGAGGAAGATCACCGTGCAAATTATGGGCGAGTGA